From the genome of Flavobacterium luteolum, one region includes:
- a CDS encoding GH92 family glycosyl hydrolase has protein sequence MKIKSLIFFGLIHCCISINAQVKEPVEYVNPLMGTQSLHNLSNGNTYPAICRPWGMNFWTPQTGKMGDGWAYTYTAEKIRGFKQTHQPSPWMNDYGQFSIMPVTGKLAFAEDERASWFSHKAEVSKPYYYSVYLADHDVTIEITTTERAAHFQITFPENEKSSIVIDAFDKGSYIKIIPSENKIIGYTTRNSGGVPQNFKNYFVLIFDKKFLTNSTWIDKVLNADKLESEGNHVGAVVGFQTKKGEKVNVRVASSFISQEQAELNLKNELGTATFEETVSQSKAEWNKVLGKITVEDNNIDQLKTFYSCLYRTVCFPQKQYEIDKDEKIVHYSPYNGKVLPGYMYAGTGFWDTFRALYPLLNLVYPSINKEMQEGLINDYKEGGFLPEWSSPGFRNVMVGNNSASVVSDAYMKGLRGYDINTLYEALLHGANNEGPLEAVGRKGVQYYNTLGYVPYDVNINENAARTLEYAYDDFTIWKLAKALNRPKKEISLYEKRMLNYKKLYNPEIGLMSSRNKDGSFPANFNPFKWGDAFTEGNSWHYSWSVFHDIQGLIDLMGGEKNFTAKLDAVFTMPPVFDDSYYGAVIHEIREMQIMNMGQYAHGNQPIQHMIYLYNYAGEPWKTQYWSREVMNRLYKPTPDGYCGDEDNGQTSAWYIFSAMGFYPVCPGTEEYVLGAPLFKKITLQLENGKQLTINAPNNSETNKYVNELKWNNTLHTKNYINHFDVLKGGELNFDMASSPNFKRGTTKESFPYSYSTSK, from the coding sequence ATGAAAATAAAGAGTTTAATTTTTTTTGGATTAATACACTGCTGCATTTCTATAAATGCGCAGGTTAAAGAACCTGTAGAATATGTAAATCCATTAATGGGAACGCAGTCTTTGCATAATCTTTCTAACGGAAATACGTATCCCGCCATCTGCAGACCTTGGGGAATGAATTTCTGGACACCTCAAACAGGAAAAATGGGCGACGGATGGGCGTATACCTATACAGCAGAAAAAATCAGAGGATTTAAACAGACGCATCAGCCTTCGCCGTGGATGAACGATTATGGTCAGTTTTCGATTATGCCGGTTACAGGTAAATTGGCTTTCGCCGAAGACGAACGCGCGAGCTGGTTCAGCCATAAAGCTGAAGTTTCAAAACCGTATTATTACAGCGTTTATTTGGCTGATCATGATGTTACAATCGAAATTACGACAACAGAAAGAGCGGCGCATTTTCAGATTACATTTCCAGAAAATGAAAAATCTTCTATTGTAATCGATGCGTTTGATAAAGGTTCTTACATCAAAATAATTCCTTCAGAAAATAAAATAATCGGTTATACAACTCGCAACAGCGGAGGAGTCCCTCAAAATTTCAAAAACTATTTTGTGCTGATTTTTGATAAAAAGTTCTTAACCAATTCAACTTGGATTGATAAAGTTCTGAATGCTGATAAGTTAGAATCAGAAGGAAATCACGTAGGCGCAGTTGTTGGTTTTCAAACCAAAAAAGGAGAAAAAGTAAATGTTAGAGTGGCATCCTCTTTTATAAGTCAGGAGCAGGCAGAATTGAATCTGAAAAACGAATTAGGCACAGCAACTTTTGAAGAAACAGTTTCACAGTCTAAAGCCGAATGGAATAAAGTTCTAGGGAAAATTACTGTAGAAGACAATAATATAGATCAGTTAAAAACTTTTTATTCTTGTTTGTACCGTACAGTCTGTTTTCCTCAAAAACAATATGAAATTGATAAAGATGAAAAAATTGTACACTACAGCCCATACAACGGAAAAGTCCTTCCGGGTTACATGTACGCAGGAACTGGATTTTGGGATACTTTCCGCGCCTTATATCCATTGCTAAATTTGGTCTATCCTTCTATTAATAAAGAAATGCAGGAAGGATTGATCAACGATTATAAAGAAGGCGGATTTCTGCCAGAATGGTCAAGTCCAGGTTTTAGAAATGTGATGGTTGGAAATAATTCTGCTTCTGTAGTTTCTGATGCTTATATGAAAGGATTACGTGGTTATGATATCAATACTTTATACGAAGCATTATTGCATGGAGCTAATAACGAAGGTCCGCTAGAAGCGGTTGGTAGAAAAGGTGTTCAATATTACAATACTTTAGGATATGTTCCGTATGATGTAAATATCAACGAAAATGCAGCGCGAACTTTAGAATACGCTTATGATGATTTTACAATATGGAAACTGGCAAAGGCATTAAATCGTCCGAAAAAAGAAATCAGTCTGTATGAAAAGCGAATGCTGAATTACAAAAAACTCTATAATCCGGAAATAGGATTAATGAGCAGCCGAAATAAAGATGGCAGTTTTCCAGCCAATTTTAATCCGTTTAAATGGGGAGATGCTTTTACCGAAGGAAATAGCTGGCATTACAGCTGGAGTGTTTTTCACGACATTCAAGGCTTGATTGATTTAATGGGCGGAGAGAAAAATTTCACAGCAAAATTAGACGCCGTATTTACTATGCCTCCGGTTTTTGATGATAGTTATTATGGAGCTGTTATTCACGAAATCCGCGAAATGCAGATTATGAATATGGGACAATACGCGCATGGAAACCAGCCAATTCAGCACATGATTTATTTATATAATTACGCAGGAGAACCTTGGAAAACACAATACTGGTCAAGAGAAGTCATGAACCGTTTGTACAAGCCAACTCCAGACGGTTATTGCGGAGATGAAGATAACGGACAGACATCTGCATGGTATATTTTCTCGGCCATGGGATTCTATCCAGTTTGTCCAGGAACAGAAGAATATGTTTTGGGAGCGCCTTTGTTTAAGAAAATAACTTTACAGTTAGAAAACGGAAAACAGCTTACTATCAATGCACCAAATAATTCAGAAACCAACAAATATGTAAACGAATTAAAATGGAATAATACTCTTCATACCAAAAATTATATCAATCATTTTGATGTATTGAAAGGTGGAGAATTAAATTTTGATATGGCAAGTTCTCCTAATTTTAAAAGAGGCACAACAAAGGAATCATTCCCGTATTCTTATTCAACTTC
- a CDS encoding GH92 family glycosyl hydrolase, whose protein sequence is MRIVFSGFLALSLLFANPIISQQKKEKQTNVNYTQYVDPLIGSAGHGHVFVGANVPLGAVQLGPVNIFEGWDWCSGYNYASNTILGFTHTHLSGTGIGDLNDILVLPISGKVGLTKGTKEDMVNGYGSYFSHKNEVVKPGYYSVLLDKYKVKAELTASERVGFHKYTFENANDSHILIDLADGIGWDRPVKTFIKKISETKIEGYRYSAGWAADQRIYFAMEFSEPITNMMVYDSTAVVKGTEGEGLKIKAVLDFKTLKNKQILVKVGISPVSTENASANIKAEIPNWDFEAVVKLADSKWNKELNKVQIKADEKTMKVFYTSLYHTMFAPSIFNDTNGDYLGTDKKVYEKANFTNYTTFSLWDTYRGLHPLYTITQPEKINDIVKSFLAIYQQQGRLPVWHLMGNETNTMNGNHSIAVIVDAYLKGYRDYDVNLAYEAIKKTAMQTRDGMDYVQKLEYIPADKLLESVGNALEYAIDDYCIALMAKALNKTDDYNYFTKRANLYKEYFDKETTFMRGKLTNGNWRTPFNPLSSAHRKDDYVEGNAWQYTWLVPQDPYGLIDLFGSEDKFIAKLDSLFLITDKVEGEDVSPDISGLIGQYAHGNEPNHHIPYLYAYVGQPWKTAKLIREIDEKFYSTKPDGLCGNEDLGQMSAWYILSSMGFYSVNPANGIYVLGSPLVNNAVIHHKKGISFTINTVNNSASNIYIQKAEYNGKPYTKSYITHDMITKNGELKLYMGNKPSATFGVKKEDRPL, encoded by the coding sequence ATGAGAATAGTATTTAGCGGTTTTTTGGCTTTGAGTTTACTTTTTGCCAATCCGATAATTTCACAACAGAAAAAGGAAAAACAAACCAATGTAAATTATACACAATATGTAGATCCGCTTATTGGTTCAGCGGGGCATGGGCATGTATTTGTAGGTGCAAATGTTCCTTTAGGCGCGGTACAGTTGGGGCCTGTAAATATTTTTGAAGGTTGGGATTGGTGTAGTGGTTACAACTATGCCAGCAATACCATTTTAGGTTTCACGCACACGCATTTAAGCGGAACCGGAATTGGAGATTTAAATGATATTCTGGTGCTTCCTATCAGCGGAAAAGTAGGTTTGACAAAAGGGACAAAAGAAGATATGGTGAACGGTTACGGCTCTTATTTCTCTCATAAAAATGAAGTGGTAAAACCAGGATATTACAGTGTTTTATTAGATAAATATAAAGTTAAAGCCGAATTAACGGCAAGCGAAAGAGTCGGTTTTCATAAATATACTTTTGAAAATGCTAATGATTCACACATTTTAATTGATCTAGCTGACGGAATTGGTTGGGACAGACCAGTAAAAACGTTCATAAAAAAAATAAGCGAAACTAAGATTGAAGGTTACCGTTATTCGGCAGGTTGGGCGGCAGATCAGCGCATTTATTTTGCAATGGAATTCTCTGAGCCTATCACAAATATGATGGTTTACGACAGTACAGCCGTAGTTAAAGGAACAGAAGGTGAGGGGCTAAAAATAAAAGCGGTTTTAGATTTCAAAACCTTAAAAAACAAACAGATTCTGGTAAAAGTCGGAATTTCTCCAGTAAGCACAGAAAATGCATCTGCTAATATAAAAGCAGAAATTCCGAATTGGGATTTTGAAGCTGTCGTAAAATTAGCAGATTCAAAATGGAACAAAGAATTAAATAAAGTTCAAATAAAAGCAGACGAAAAAACAATGAAAGTTTTCTACACTTCATTGTATCACACCATGTTTGCACCTTCCATTTTTAATGATACCAACGGAGATTATCTGGGAACAGACAAAAAAGTCTACGAAAAAGCCAATTTTACCAATTACACTACTTTTTCGCTTTGGGATACTTACCGTGGACTGCATCCATTATATACTATTACGCAGCCAGAAAAAATCAATGATATTGTAAAATCGTTTTTAGCGATTTATCAGCAGCAAGGCAGATTACCAGTTTGGCACTTAATGGGCAATGAAACCAATACGATGAACGGAAATCATTCTATAGCCGTTATCGTTGATGCTTATTTAAAAGGATATCGCGATTATGATGTCAATTTAGCATACGAAGCCATCAAAAAAACCGCCATGCAGACACGCGATGGAATGGATTATGTTCAAAAGTTGGAATATATTCCTGCGGATAAACTATTAGAATCTGTTGGAAATGCTTTAGAATATGCAATTGATGATTATTGCATCGCCTTAATGGCAAAAGCTTTAAACAAAACAGACGATTATAATTATTTCACCAAAAGAGCCAATTTATACAAAGAGTATTTTGACAAAGAAACCACTTTTATGCGCGGTAAATTGACAAATGGAAATTGGAGAACGCCATTTAATCCGCTTTCTTCAGCGCACCGAAAAGATGATTATGTAGAGGGAAATGCGTGGCAATATACTTGGCTGGTTCCGCAAGATCCTTATGGTTTAATCGATTTATTTGGAAGTGAAGATAAATTTATCGCAAAACTGGATTCGCTTTTCTTAATAACAGATAAAGTAGAAGGGGAAGACGTTTCGCCAGATATCAGCGGTTTAATTGGTCAGTACGCGCACGGAAATGAGCCAAATCATCATATCCCGTATTTATATGCTTACGTAGGACAACCTTGGAAAACAGCAAAATTAATTCGAGAAATCGATGAGAAATTCTACTCAACAAAGCCAGACGGATTGTGCGGTAACGAAGATTTAGGGCAGATGTCGGCTTGGTATATTTTATCTTCTATGGGATTTTATTCGGTTAATCCCGCAAACGGAATTTATGTTTTAGGAAGTCCGTTGGTAAACAATGCTGTAATTCATCATAAAAAAGGAATTTCATTTACGATAAATACGGTTAATAACAGCGCTTCAAATATTTATATCCAAAAAGCAGAATATAATGGTAAACCTTATACAAAATCATATATCACGCACGATATGATTACAAAGAACGGAGAACTGAAATTATATATGGGGAATAAACCATCAGCAACATTTGGAGTTAAGAAAGAAGATAGACCGTTGTAG